Proteins from one Acidimicrobiia bacterium genomic window:
- a CDS encoding type II toxin-antitoxin system PemK/MazF family toxin: MQSDAFLPRSVVLVAPTSTSARSASFRPEIEIAGKSTRVLVEHVGAVDIGRLGDLEGHLTPQEQWGVDAALLTVLGLN, from the coding sequence GTGCAATCTGACGCATTCCTTCCTCGCTCGGTGGTCCTTGTTGCCCCAACGTCGACGAGCGCACGATCTGCATCGTTTCGACCCGAAATTGAGATCGCTGGTAAGTCAACTCGTGTCCTCGTAGAACACGTCGGTGCCGTCGACATCGGCCGACTGGGAGATCTCGAAGGCCACCTGACGCCGCAAGAACAATGGGGCGTCGACGCGGCCCTCCTCACCGTGTTAGGCCTGAACTGA